One segment of Deltaproteobacteria bacterium DNA contains the following:
- the htpX gene encoding zinc metalloprotease HtpX, translating into MLRTTVLLGALTGIIMAMGQWLGGMHGMTIAFVIAVVMNFGSYWFSDKIVLAAYSAREVTEAEAPMLYRIVHNLTLKARMPMPRVYLIPQDSPNAFATGRNPQHAAVAVTEGLMRLMNEREITGVLAHELGHVQNRDILISSIAATLAGVIIHVANMAQWAAMFGGFRRSDDEDSGGGVIGLILMAILAPLAATVIQMAISRTREFAADETGAKMAGDPLGLAGALRKLGMASERIPLDASPQTSHLFIVNPLSGAAFARLFSTHPPLEERIERLERLAGVRA; encoded by the coding sequence ATGTTACGCACGACCGTTTTATTGGGCGCTTTGACCGGCATTATCATGGCCATGGGGCAATGGCTTGGCGGTATGCATGGAATGACCATCGCCTTTGTTATTGCCGTCGTGATGAACTTCGGTAGCTATTGGTTCTCGGACAAGATCGTCCTCGCGGCCTATAGCGCCCGAGAAGTGACCGAAGCTGAGGCACCGATGCTCTATCGCATCGTTCATAACTTGACGCTGAAAGCGAGAATGCCGATGCCGCGGGTGTACCTCATTCCTCAGGATTCCCCGAACGCATTTGCGACTGGACGTAATCCGCAGCATGCCGCCGTGGCGGTGACCGAGGGCTTAATGCGCCTCATGAACGAGCGCGAAATCACCGGGGTGTTGGCGCACGAACTCGGTCACGTGCAGAACCGCGACATTCTTATCAGCTCGATTGCCGCTACCTTGGCTGGTGTGATTATACATGTCGCCAACATGGCGCAGTGGGCTGCCATGTTTGGTGGCTTCAGGAGAAGTGACGACGAAGATAGCGGTGGCGGCGTTATTGGTCTCATTCTCATGGCCATTCTTGCCCCTCTGGCAGCAACGGTCATTCAGATGGCGATTTCACGGACCCGTGAGTTTGCCGCCGATGAAACTGGGGCAAAAATGGCTGGCGATCCACTAGGACTAGCTGGTGCGCTCAGAAAGTTGGGCATGGCGTCGGAACGCATTCCTCTGGACGCCTCGCCGCAAACGTCGCACCTGTTTATCGTCAATCCGCTGTCCGGCGCTGCGTTTGCCCGTCTGTTCAGCACCCATCCGCCTCTCGAAGAGCGGATCGAGCGACTGGAACGCTTGGCAGGAGTCCGGGCGTAA
- the menA gene encoding 1,4-dihydroxy-2-naphthoate octaprenyltransferase has translation MTAEHTLAAGPQPNRLSIWIEATRPYSFTASATPVLIGSVLAGADGPFSIGRFLLALIGSLFLQIGTNMINDYYDHLSGVDTLESKSGSQVIQRGLLSPGEMYWGGIATFGIGSVCGLLLVAICGWPILVLGIASVLAGYFYTANPLPLAYKALGEATVFVFMGPVIVVGAYYVQREGFALTPFLISLPVGCLVASILHANNIRDLNFDAEHGKQTLATMIGRQAANWELAGLVYGAYVITAVLILLGYAPWTVALTFLTLRHGIPAVRIAFEKETVEELNESLMCTVKAHLEYGVSLIVGLLLSRVV, from the coding sequence ATGACTGCGGAACACACCTTAGCGGCGGGGCCGCAACCTAATCGTCTGTCCATCTGGATCGAAGCCACACGACCGTACTCGTTCACAGCCTCGGCGACGCCGGTGTTGATCGGCTCGGTCTTGGCCGGAGCCGATGGGCCGTTCTCCATCGGTCGGTTTTTGTTGGCGTTGATCGGGTCGCTGTTTCTTCAGATCGGCACCAACATGATTAACGACTATTACGATCATCTGAGTGGTGTCGATACGTTGGAGTCCAAGAGTGGCAGCCAGGTGATTCAGCGCGGCTTGCTCTCGCCCGGCGAGATGTATTGGGGCGGGATTGCGACGTTTGGCATCGGCAGCGTGTGCGGACTACTACTGGTGGCGATCTGTGGGTGGCCGATTCTGGTGCTGGGTATCGCGAGTGTGTTGGCTGGATACTTCTACACTGCCAATCCGCTGCCGCTGGCCTACAAAGCGCTTGGCGAGGCAACGGTGTTCGTCTTCATGGGGCCGGTCATTGTGGTCGGAGCCTACTACGTACAGCGAGAAGGCTTCGCTCTCACGCCGTTTCTGATTTCCTTGCCGGTGGGCTGCCTGGTCGCGTCGATCCTGCATGCCAACAACATTCGCGACCTCAACTTCGATGCCGAACACGGCAAACAGACCCTGGCCACCATGATCGGTCGTCAGGCGGCGAATTGGGAATTAGCCGGATTAGTCTATGGAGCTTACGTCATTACCGCCGTGCTGATTCTGTTGGGTTATGCGCCGTGGACGGTGGCGCTGACGTTCCTGACCCTGCGCCATGGGATTCCCGCCGTGCGGATTGCCTTCGAGAAGGAGACCGTGGAAGAGTTGAACGAATCGCTGATGTGTACCGTCAAAGCCCATCTGGAGTATGGCGTGTCGTTGATCGTCGGGTTGTTGTTGAGCCGGGTTGTGTAG